The nucleotide sequence CGCCGCAGTGGCCCTGGCGAAGCTCGCCGACGAGGCGCAGCTCGCCTTCAACTGGCTGCTGTCGCAGTCGCGCTACGCCTCGCTGATCGTCACGCCGGCGGGCTTCGCGCTGTCGGTCTATCTGACCCAGCGCTTCTTCCCCAACGCGCAAGGCAGCGGCATCCCGCAGGCGATCGCCGCGCGGCATCTCACCGACACGAGCGCGCGCAGCCCGCTGGTGTCGATCCGCATCGCCATCGGCAAGGTGCTGCTGACCTTGCTCGGGCTGTTGTGCGGCGGCTCGGTCGGCCGCGAGGGCCCGACGGTGCAGGTCGGCGCCTCCATCATGTTCGCGCTCGGCCGGCTGTCGCCACGCCGGCAGCCGGGACTGATCCTGGCCGGCGCCGCGGCCGGCGTGGCCGCCGCGTTCAACACGCCGCTGGCGGGCATCGTGTTCGGCATCGAGGAGATGAGCCGTGCTTTCGAAACGCGGACCTCGAGCCTCGTCATCGCCACTGTCATCGCCGCCGGCCTGACCTCGCTCGCGCTGATGGGCAACTACGCCTATTTCGGCACCACGCCGATCGCGTTGGGCAAGGGCATCGACTGGCTCGCCGTGCCGATCTGTGGCGTCGTCGGCGGTGCGGCCGGCGGGCTGTTCAGCCGCATCCTGATCACCATGGCCCGCGGGCTGCCCGGAGCCGTCGGCCGTGCCATCAAGAGCCACCCCTTGCCGTTCGCGCTCGCCTGCGGGCTGGCGGTGGCGCTTTGCGGCCTCGCCTCGGGCGATACGGTGTATGGCACCGGCTACGCGCAGGTGAAGGCGGCGCTGGAGACCGGCACGCCGCTGTCGGCCGATTTCGGCGTGCTGAAATTCCTTGCCACCACCTTCGCTGCGATCAGCGGCATGCCCGGCGGCATCTTCGCGCCGTCGCTCGCGGTCGGCGCCGGCATCGGCGCCAATGTCGCGAGCCTGTTCCAGAGCACGCCGCTGGCGCCGATCATGCTGCTCGGCATGGTCGCCTATTTCGCCGGCGTCGTGCAGGCGCCGATCACCGCCTTCGTCATCGTCACCGAGATGACCGACAACCACGCCATGGTGGTGCCGCTGATGATGGCCTCGCTGATCGCCTACGGCACCTCGCGCGTGATCTGCGAGGAGGGGCTCTATCACGCGCTCGCCAAGGGTTTTGTGGCCAAAGCCGAGGCTGCGCATGCGCCGAACCCCGGCGCTGCCTAGCGGCTGAAGCTCAGCGGTCCTGGTCCGTAACGGGGCGCCGTGCGAGCGCGCTAAAGCATGATCCGGAAAAGTGCGCAGCGGTTTTCCGAAAAGATCATGCGCAAACAATAACCTAAAGCGCGATGACGATTCATCCTGATCTCATCGCGCTTTAGCATCAACGTCGCGCCCTCGCAAAATGAGTCGCGTCGCGGCGTAGGGTGGGCAAAGCGTCGCCGTCAGGCGGCGCGTGCCCACCATCGGGCGGCATGTCGTGCGGTGAGGCGGTGGGCACGGCGCCACCACGATCTTGCGCGAGGAGAGGGCAGGGCTGCGCCTTTGCCCACCCTACGTTCTCAGCTAATACGTCGCGCGGCCGCCGGAGATGTCGAACACGGCGCCGGTCGAGAACGAGCACTCTTCCGAGGCAAGCCAGGACACCAGCGACGCGAGCTCCTCGACGAGGACGAAGCGGCCCTTCGGGATCTTCGACAGCATGAAGTTGATGTGCGCCTCGGTCATCTGGTCGAAGATCGCGGTCTTCGCCGCGGCCGGGGTCACGGCATTCACCGTGATGTTGTGCTGCGCCAGCTCCTTGCCGAGCGACTTGGTCAGCGCGATCAGACCCGCTTTAGACGCCGAGTAGTGCGCCGCGTTCGGGTTGCCTTCCTTGCCGGCGATCGAGGCGATGTTGACGATGCGGCCATAGCCCTGCTTCAGCATGACAGGCACGATCGCTTTCGCACAGATGAAGGGGCCGTCGAGATTGATGCGCAGCACCTTGCGCCATTCCTCGAGATCAGTCTCCCACACCGTCTTGTTGATTCCGGCGATCCCGGCATTGTTGACCAGGATGTCGATGGTGCCGAACGCCGCCAGCGTCGCGTCGCGCGCCCCTGCGACAGCGGTGGTGTCGGTGACGTCGACCTTGAGCGCCAGCACTTCGGGGCCGATCTCCTGCGCGGTCTTCTCCGCCAGCGCAATATCGTGATCCCAGATCGCCACCTTGGCGCCTGACGCCTTGAAGCGCTCAGTGATCGCGCGGCCGAACCCTTGCGCACCGCCGGTGACGACAGCGCAGCGATTGGCGAGGTCGATGTGGTTCATGGTCGAGACTCCCCGTCCTGTGAGCCACGCTTCTTACGACGTGCTCGGTGTGCTCCCTCTCCCCGTCCTTCACGGGGAGAGGGTTGGGGTGAGGGGCAGACGCACGGGTGGTGCGCGTTGTTAGACCTGTACCCCCTCACCCGGATTGCACCTTCGATGCAATCCGACCTCTCCCCGCAAGCGGGGAGAGGTAACAAAGCTACAACGTCCAGCCGCCGTCGATCGTATGCGCCACGCCCGTGGTGAACGCGCTCTCGTCGCTGGCGAGGTAGACCGCGAGATGCGCGATCTCCTCGGCCGTGCCGAGCCGGCCCATCGGCTGGCGCGAGACGAACATCTCGAGTCCGTTCGGGCCGGCCGCGGCCGCGCGTCCCAGCAGTGACGGCGTCTCGATCGTGCCGGGGCAGATGCAGTTGCAGCGGATCTTCTTGGCCACGTAGTCCGCCGCGACCGAGCGCGTCAGCGCCGCCACCGCCGCCTTGGTCGCCGCGTAGACGTAGCGGTTCGGCGCCGCCTTGAACACGCCTGCGGCGGAGGCGATGTTGACGATGGCGCCGCCGTTCTCGGCCAGCATCTTCGGCAGAAAGGCGCGGATCGTTCGGTGCATCGACTTGACGTTGAGGTCGAAGGAGAAATCGAAGTCGTCATCCGAGCAGTCGAGGATGGTGCCGTTGTGCACGAACCCCGCGGCATTGAGCAGGATCTCGACCTTGCCGACGCGCTCGGCCATCGCATTGACGGCCGCAGTGTTGCGCACGTCGAGGGTGGCGACCTCGGCGATGCCCTCGGCCTTCAGGGTCGAGAGACCCTTCTCGTCGATGTCGGTGGCGAACACGGTCGCGCCCTGTCGCGCGAAGGCGACGGCGCAGGCGCGGCCGATGCCGGCTGCGGCGGCGGTGACAAAGGCGCGCTTGCCCTTGAGGCGGTCGGACATGGGGTCTCCCTGAAGTACATTTTGCTCTTCGTCATCTCGAGCGCAGCGATGCGATCCAGGGCTGTGCGTGCGGCCCTGGATTGCTTCGTCGCTTCGCTCCTCGCAATGACGGTGGCTGGCTTCGTGCCGTGTGTCTAGTGATTATGCCTGGCCACGCCGACAGTGCCAGCGATGTTCTGGTACCGCGTGGCGAGCTCCATGCAGGCGCCGGTGGCCTGCTGGCCGACGGTGTTGCGATAGAGCTCCTGCCACGGCGTCTGGTTGGCCGGATGCGGGAAGCCCCCCCGGGCCTTCAGCTCGGCGCGGCGCTTGGCCAGTTCCTCGTCGGAGATCAGGATGTTGGCCGAGCCCTTGTTCAAGTCGATGCGCACCTTGTCGCCGGTCTTCAAGATCGCCAGGCCACCGTCAGCAGCGGCTTCGGGCGAGGCGTTGAGGATCGACGGCGAGCCCGAGGTGCCGGACTGGCGGCCGTCGCCGATGCAGGGCAGGGACAGGATGCCGCGCTTGATCAGCGCCGCCGGCGGCTGCATGTTCACCACCTCGGCGCCGCCGGGATAGCCGATCGGGCCGGCGCCGCGGATGAACAGCACGCAGTGCTCGTCGATCTCGAGCTTCGGATCGTCGATGCGGTCGTGATAATCCTCCGGCCCCTCGAATACGATGGCGCGGCCTTCGAAGGCGTTCGGGTCCTTCGGATTGACGAGATAGCGGTCGCGGAATTCCTTGGAGATCACGCTGGTCTTCATGATCGCGGAATCGAACAGATTGCCGCGCAGCACCAGGAAGCCGGCATCCTTCACCAGCGGCTTGTCGTAGGACCAGATCACGTCGTTGTCCGGCTTCGGCGCGGCGCGGCAATTGTCGCCCATGCTGCGGCCGTTGACCGTGATGACGTCCTCGTGGATGCGCTTGTGCCGCATCAACTCGCCGATCACGGCTGGCACGCCGCCGGCGCGGTGGAATTCCTCGCCGAGATAGAAGCCCGCCGGCTGCATGTTGACCAAGAGCGGCACGTCGTGGCCGACGGTCTGCCAGTCGTCGATATCGAGCTCGACGCCGACATGGCGCGCCAGCGCGTTGATGTGGATCGGCGCGTTGGTCGAGCCGCCGATCGCGGAATTGGCGACGATGCAGTTCTCGAACGCCTTGCGGGTGAGAATGTCGGACGGCTTGAGATCCTCCCACACCATGTCGACGATGCGCTTGCCGGTCTCATAGGCGATCTGGCCGCGCTCGCGATACGGCGCGGGAATCGCGGCGCAGCCGGGCAGGGACATGCCGAGCGCTTCCGCCAGCGCGTTCATGGTCGAGGCCGTGCCCATGGTGTTGCAATGCCCGACCGATGGCGCCGACGACGCCACGATCTGCATGAACTCCTCGTAGTCGATCTCGCCAGCGGCGAGCCGCTCGCGCGACTTCCACACCACGGTGCCGGAGCCCGTGCGCTGGCCCTCGTGCCAGCCGTTCAGCATCGGCCCGCCGGACAGCACGATCGCGGGAATGTTGACGGTGGCCGCCGCCATCAGGCAGGCGGGTGTGGTCTTGTCGCAGCCGGTGGTCAGCACCACGCCGTCGAGCGGATAGCCGAACAGGATTTCCACGAGGCCGAGATAAGCGAGGTTGCGGTCAAGCGCCGCGGTCGGGCGCTTGCCGGTTTCCTGGATCGGGTGGGTCGGAAACTCCATCGCGATGCCGCCGGCCTCGCGGATGCCCTCGCGCACGCGATGCGCCAGCTCGAGATGGTGGCGGTTGCACGGCGACAGGTCGTTGCCGGTCTGGGCGATGCCGATGATCGGCTTGCCCGACTGCAGCTCGGCGCGCGTGAGGCCGAAGTTCAAATAGCGCTCGAGATAGAGCGCGGTCATGCCCGGATTGTGCGGATCGTTGAACCACTCCTGCGAGCGCAGCCGGCGGCTCTTGTCAGCGCCGTTGCCGGCATGTCCGTTGGATTTTGTCATTTGCGTCCTCCCGCAGTGCAAACGTGGTGATCCGGTCGGTTCAGGGTGCACGCGAACAAGGCACCTGAGAGCAATGAGCCGGAATCGAAGTCGCCTACGTCTTTCGTTCAAGTCGTTGTCGTCAGCGTGGTTCTAGATCAGCGAATTTGGTTGCGCTACCATTTTGTTCCTGAGGCGCGGTCCGCCTGCGACGGGCGCGCTCCCGCGGAACGTTGCATCGTCGAGCTCTGGCGCTCCATGACCTCGAAGCCGAGATCGACGACGCGTTCGGTCACGGGGCGCCCTTCGATCTCGTCCATGATCATCGTCGCGGCGCGAAGACCCATCTCGTAACGATTGGTGCGGACACTGGTCAGCGTCGGAACCGCCGCGGCCATGAACTCCATGTCGTTGAAGCCGACGATCGCGAGCTGCTCGGGCACGGCGATGTGCCGGCGCTGACATTCGAACAGCACGCCGAGCGCGAGGTCGTCATTGGCGCAGAACACCGCATCGATGTCCGGCGCCTTCAGCATCAGGTCCGAAAACAAATTGCCGCCCATCGTCGTGGAGGTCGGCACGGCGGTCGTGACGATCAGTCGCGGGTCGAACAAACCGGCATTCTTCATCGCGCTCTGGTAGCCCTGCAGCCGTCGCTGCACCCTGGGGTCCATGCGCGCGCCGAGGAAGCCGATGCGCCGGCAGCCCTGCGCGAGAAGGTGCGAAATGGCCGCATAACAGGCATCGACGTGCGAGAAGCCGATCATCATATCGATCGGATCAGGGCCGAGCTCCATGATCTGCACGACAGGGCAGTCCGCCGCCTGCGTGATGGCGCGGCCTTCCGCGGTCTGGTCCAAGCCAGTCACGATCAGCCCGGCCGGCTTCTGCATCAGGAACAGCCGCAGCAGGCGCTCCTCCTGCAGCACGCTGTAGCGCGTATTCGCAAGTTGGATGCTGTAGCGGCTGCCTTCGAACGCGTCATAGATGCCGCGCAGCACGTCGGAGAAGACGTTGTTGGTGAGCGACGGTATCAGCACGCCGATCACTTCGGTGCGCTGCGATGCCAGCGCGCGCGCGGCAAGGTTGGGAACGTAGCCGAGATCCTTGGCGGCGCTCTCGATGCGCAGCCGGCGGCCCGCCGAGACGGTGTCGGGATTGCGGAAGAAGCGTGACACCGTGATCGGGCTGACGCCCGCCAGTGCCGCGACTTCGGTCAGCCGGACTTTGCCCGGCGTGATACGTTTCCGTCCCATGGATCGCTCATAGCATAGGCGGTCTGGTACACAAGCGATATTGACAGCGCTATCACGCGGTTGCTAAGCGAAGCATTGCGAAAGAGAACTAAACTGCCGACAATGCGTGCCGAGCTGGCGCCACTTCAGCGCCGCCTGCACGATCAGAAGACTACATAACGACAAGCGGCCAGATCAAACGGTCGCGCACAATGGGTGAGAATGCCGCCGGTCTGCAGCCAATGCAGTCGGTCTTTGAGGAGGAAATTGATGTCGTCGGTGCAAATTCGCGACGTGCGCAAGTCTTTCGGCGGATTCGAGGTGCTGCACGGCGTGACCATCCCGATCGAGGATGGCGAGTTCGTCGTGCTGGTCGGTCCGTCCGGCTGCGGCAAGTCGACGCTGCTGCGCATGCTGGCAGGGCTCGAGAACATCACCTCCGGAACCATTTCGATCGGCGAGCGCGTCGTCAACAACGTGCAGCCGAAAGAGCGCGACATCGCGATGGTGTTCCAGAACTACGCGCTCTACCCGCACATGACCGTCGCCGACAACATGGGCTTCTCGCTGAAGCTGCGTGGCGCGCGGCCCGAGGACATCAAGAAGGGCGTGGCGCGCGCCGCCGAGATCCTGGCGCTGACGCCGCTGCTCGATCGCTATCCGCGCCAGCTCTCCGGCGGCCAGCGCCAGCGCGTGGCCATGGGGCGCGCCATCGTGCGCGATCCCCAGGTGTTCCTGTTCGACGAGCCGCTGTCCAACCTCGACGCCAAGCTGCGCGTCGCGATGCGCACCGAGATCAAGGAGCTGCATCAGCGGCTCAAGACGACCACGGTCTACGTCACCCACGACCAGATCGAGGCCATGACCATGGCCGACAAGATCGTCGTCATGCATGACGGCATCGTCGAGCAGATGGGCTCGCCGCTTGATCTCTACGACAAGCCGGACAATCAGTTCGTCGCCGGATTCATCGGCTCGCCCGCGATGAACTTCCTCAACGGCCATCTCAAGTCCAACGGCTCGGTCTATGTCGAGACCGACAACGGCGCCAAGCTGCCGCTGCTGACGGCGCCGGCGGCGTCCGACGGCCGCCCCGTCGTCTACGGCGTGCGCCCGGAGCATCTCGAATTGGCCGATGACGGCATCGAGGCCGAGGTGATCGTTGTCGAGCCCACCGGCTCGGAGACTCAGATCGTCGCCCGCATCGGCACCCAGGACATCATTGCGGTGTTCCGCGATCGCCACGAGGTCAATCCCGGCGAGAAGATCCATCTGCGCCCGCGCGCGTCGGCGGCGCATCTGTTCGACAAGGATACCGGCCGGAGACTGTGATCCGGCCGCGCGGCGCTGGACGACGACTTAGAACTAAAACGACCGAAAAATCGGCAACAAACAAAACAAACAATATTGAATGGGAGAGAACTTCAGATGACGAAATTTCTCACGGATCGGCGGTCTCTGCTCAAGGGTGGCGCGACCTTGATGGCGGCCGCGGCGACGATGTCGGCCGACGAACTGCTCGGCTATGCCAAGGCCTGGGCGCAGACCTCGCCCTGGAAGCCGGAGCCCGGCGCCAAGGTCAACATGATGCGCTGGAAGCGCTTCGTCGAGGCCGAGGACGTGGCCTTCATGAAGATCGTCGACGCCTTCCAGAAGGCCAACAACGTCACGATCAACATCTCCAACGAATCCTATGACGACGTCCAGCCCAAGGCCTCCGTTGCGGCCAACACCGGGCAGGGGCTCGACATGGTCTGGGGCCTCTACACGCTGCCGTTCCTGTTCTCCAACAAGTGCGTCGACATGACCGACGTCGCCGATTACCTCGGCAAGAAGTGCGGCGGCTGGACCGACTCCGGCAAGGCCTATGGCATGCTCGACGGCAAGTGGATCGGCATCCCGGTGGCGGCCACCGGCGGCCTGATCAACTATCGCGTCGCTGCCGCCGAGAAGGCCGGCTTCAAGGAGTTCCCGAAGGACTTGGCCGGCATGTCCGAGTTCTTCAAGGCCATGAACAAGAACGGCACGCCCGGCGGCATGGCGCTCGGCCACGCCTCCGGTGACGCCAATGGCTGGGTGCACTGGGCGCTGTGGGCGCATGGCGGCAATCTGATCGACAAGGACAACAAGGTCGTCATCAACTCGCCGGAGACCGCCAAGGCGCTGGAATACGTCAAGGGTCTGTACGACAATTTCGTGCCCGGCACCGCGTCGTGGAACGACTCTTCCAACAACAAGGCGTTCCTGGCCGGCCAGCTCTACACCACCGTCAACGGCATCTCGATCTACGTCACCGCCAAGAAAGAGGCGCCGCAGATCGCCGAGGACATGAACCACGCGCATCTGCCGCCCGGCCTGGACGGAAAGACCCGCGAGATGCATCTGGGCTTCCCGATCCTGGTGTTCAACTTCTCCAAGTACCCGCAGACCTGCAAGGCGTTCACCGCCTTCATGCTGGAGCCGGAGCAGTTCAATCCTTGGATCGAGGCGGCGCAGGGCTATCTGTCGCACTTCCTCAAGGGCTACGACGCCAACCCGATCTGGACGGTCGATCCGAAGAACACGCCGTATCGCGACGTCGCGGCCACCGCGACGACGCCGGCCGGCCTCGGCAAGCTCGGCGAGGCGGCCGCGGCCGCGATCGCCGACTTCGTCCTGGTCGACATGTTCGCGAACTACTGCACCGGCCGCGAAGACGTGAAGACGGCGATGGCGAGCGCCGAGCGCTCCGCCAAGCGCATCTTCCGCTGAGGCGGGCCTCGACTGCGTAGGGTGGGCAAAGGCGCGCCGGGATCGCGGAGACATCCGAGATCTCGCCCGCGCCGTGCCCACCGACCACATCGCACCACCGGCGTTGGGCACGTCCCTCGTCGCGATGCAGGCATCGCGCCGAGGTCCTTTGCCCACCCTACGGGGGCGTCGCGAGAAAGAGATCTATCCCGAACGCCGGTGGGCACGTTTGATTTGCCCACCTTCCGGTTCGAAGGGAGCTGCTCGATCAGATGAGTACCATTCAGACCTCGATGCCTTCGGGCGCCGCCATCGGCGAGCCATCGGCCTGGACACGGTTGAAGACCAACCGCAACGTCATCGCGCTGTGGTTCATGCTGCCGGCCGCGGCGTTCCTGATCCTGTTCCTGGCCTATCCGCTCGGGCTCGGCGTCTGGATGAGCTTCACCGACGAGAAGATCGGCCGCAGTGGTGTCTTCGTCGGCATCGAGAACTACGAATGGCTGTGGGACGATTCGATCTTCTGGCTGTCGGTGTTCAACACGCTGCTTTACACGATCGTGGCAAGCGCCATCAAATTCGCAATCGGACTTTATCTCGCGCTGCTGCTGAATCGGCACATGCCGTTCAAGGCGATGATCCGGGCGATCGTGCTGATCCCCTTCATCGTGCCGACGGTGCTGTCGGCGATCGCGTTCTGGTGGATCTATGACGCGCAGTTCTCGATCATCTCCTGGTCGCTGATCAAGCTCGGCGTGATCACCCAGAACATCAACTTCCTCGGCGACACCGCCTGGGCGCGCGCCTCGGTCATCATCGCCAACATCTGGCGCGGCGTGCCGTTCGTCGCCATCACGCTCCTGGCCGGCCTGCAGACCGTGTCGCCCTCGCTCTATGAGGCCGCGACGCTGGATGGCGCCACCAGCTGGCAGCGCTTCCGCTACATCACCTATCCGCTGCTGACGCCGATCATCGCCGTCGTGATGACCTTCTCGGTGCTGTTCACCTTCACCGACTTCCAGCTGATCTGGGCGCTGACCCGCGGCGGCCCTGTCAACGCCACGCATCTGATGGCGACCCTGAGCTATCAGCGCGGCATCATCTCCGGCCGTCTCGGCGAAGGCGCCGCAATCGCGACCGCGATGATCCCGTTCCTGATGGCGGCGATCGCGATCTCGTGGTTCGGCATGCAACGGCGCAAATGGCAGCAAGGATCCGACCAATGACCGACACCACGCTGCCGCCCAAAGCGCAATCGAACGCCACGGCGACTGCCGCGAAGCTCGCCGGCGACGACTCCGAGGGGATGAGCTACCTCGAGTCGCTGCCGCGCCGGCTGATCACGCTGTATCTGCCGCTCGGGATCATTCTCCTGGTGCTGCTGTTCCCGTTCTACTGGATGGGCCTGACGTCGATCAAACCCGACGAGCAGCTGATCGATATGGAGAAGTACAACCCGTTCTGGGTGGTGCATCCGACCTTCAAGCACATCTCGAAATTGCTGTTCGAGACGCAGTATCCGCGCTGGCTGTGGAACACGATGTATGTCGCGATCGGCGCCACCACGCTCTCGATCTTCGCCTCCGTGCTCGCGGCCTACGCCATCGTGCGGCTGCGCTTCAAGGGCGCGGACACCGTGGGCGTGCTGATCTTCTTCGCGTACCTGGTGCCGCCGTCGATCCTGTTCATCCCGCTGGCCTCGGTGATCCAGGCCTACGGCCTGTTCGACTCGCCGCTGTCGCTGATCCTGGTCTATCCGACGCTTCTGATCCCGTTCTCGACCTGGCTCCTGATGGGCTACTTCAAGACCATTCCGTTCGAGCTGGAGGAATGCGCCCTGATCGACGGCGCCAGCCGCTGGCAGATCCTGGTCAAGATCGTGGTGCCCTTGGCGGTGCCGGGCCTGATCTCGGCCTTCATCTTCTCGTTCACCCTGTGCTGGAACGAGTTCATCTACGCGCTGACCTTCCTGCAATCGACGCCGAACAAGACCGTGCCGGTCGCCATCGTCAACGAGTTCGTCGACGGTGACATCTACAAATGGGGATCGCTGATGGCCGGCGCCCTCGTCGGCTCGCTGCCCCTCGTGATCCTTTACGCCTTCTTCGTCGAGCATTATGTGTCGGCCATGACCGGCGCGGTGAAGGAGTAGGCGGGCTCGTCGAGCTCTCGTAGGGTGGGCAAAGCGAAGCGTGCCCACCGTCTTCCGGCATCGCCAAGTGATCGCCAAGTGCTGCGGTGGGCACGGCGCTACGCGCCTTTGCCCACCCTACCTTTTGAAGGAGCATCCCCTTGCATATTCTCGTTCTCGGCGCCGCCGGCATGGTCGGGCGCAAGCTGGTGGAGCGGCTGGTCCGCGACGGCCGCCTTGGCGACACCGCCATCACCCGCCTGACCCTGCAGGACATCGTCGCGCCGGCGAAGCCCGACACGCCGATCGCCGTCGAGACCATCGCCGGCGATTTCGCCGTCCCCGGCTTTGCCGAGAAGCTGATCGCCGATCGTCCCGACGTCATCTTCCATCTCGCCGCCATCGTCTCCGGCGAAGCCGAGCTCGATTTCGACAAGGGCTACCGCATCAATCTCGACGGCACGCGGATGCTGTTCGACGCGGTCAGGTTGATCGGCGACGGCTACAAGCCGCGCCTGGTCTTCACCTCGTCGATCGCGGTGTTCGGCGCGCCGTTCCCCGCGGCCATCGGCGACGAGTTCGTCAACGCGCCGCTCTTGAGCTACGGCACCCAGAAGGCGATCGGCGAGCTGCTGCTGGCCGACTACAGCCGCCGCGGCTTCTTCGACGGCGTCGGCATCCGCCTGCCGACCATCTGCATCCGTCCCGGGGCGCCGAACAAGGCGGCGTCCGGCTTCTTCTCCAACATTCTGCGCGAGCCGCTCGCCGGCAAGGAAGCTGTGCTGCCGGTGTCCGAGGACGTCCAGCATTGGCACGCCACGCCGCGTTCGGCGGTCGGCTTCCTGCTGCACGCCGCGACCATGGACACTGCCAAGATCGGCCCGCGCCGGAACCTGACCATGCCTGGCCTCACGGCTACCGTCGGTGAGCAGATCGCCGCGCTCCGCCGCGTCGCCGGTGACAACGTCGCCAACCGCATCAAGCGCGAGCCGGATCCCTTCATCGTCGGCATCGTCGCCGGCTGGCCGCGGACGTTCGAGGCCAAGCGCGCCCGCGAGCTCGGCTTCACCACCGAGGAAAAGACCTTTGATGACATCATCCGCATCCACATCGAGGATGAGCTTGGCGGCAAGTTCGTGGCCTGAGACCGCCACCAGCCTCTGGACTCACATGGCGCAACGCGCCATGTGAGGGGCAGGGAGACATTCGGGAGAGACAGCATGACCGCCAGCATCGTCGGATGGGCGCATACGCCGTTCGGAAAGTTCGACGCCGAGACCGTCGAGAGCCTCGTCGTCAAGGTCGCCAATGAGGCGCTGGCCGACGCCGGCATCTCGGCCGGCGATGTCGATGAGATCGTGCTCGGCCATTTCAACGCCGGCTTCTCACCCCAGGACTTTACCGCCTCGCTGGTGCTGCAGGCCGATCCCGCCTTGCGCTTCAAGCCGGCGACCCGCGTCGAGAACGCCTGCGCCACGGGCTCGGCCGCCGTCCACCAGGGTATCCGCGCGATCGCCGCCGGTGCCGCCAAGATCGTGCTCGTCGTCGGCGTCGAGCAGATGACCCGCACGCCGGGCCCGGAGATCGGCAAGAACCTGCTCAAGGCCTCCTATCTGCCGGAAGATGGCGACACGGTCGGCGGCTTCGCCGGCGTGTTCGGCAAGATCGCGCAGGGCTATTTCCAGAAGTATGGAGACCAGTCCGACGCGCTGGCGCTGATCGCCGCCAAGAACCACAAGAACGGCGTCGCCAATCCCTTCGCGCAGATGCGCAAGGATTTCGGCTTCGAGTTCTGCCGCTCCGATAGCGAGAAGAACCCGTATGTCGCCGGCCCCCTGAAGCGCACCGACTGCTCGCTCGTGTCCGACGGCGCCGCCGCGCTGGTGCTGACCGACAGCGAGACGGCGAAGAAGTTCGCTAAGGCGGTGAATGTCCGCGCCACCGCGCACGCGCAGGATTTCCTGCCGATGAGCAAGCGCGACATCCTCGCCTTCGAGGGCTGCACGGTGGCCTGGCAGCGTGCGCTGGAGAAGGCCGGCGTCACCCTGTCCGATCTCTCCTTCGTCGAGACCCATGACTGCTTCACCGTCGCCGAGCTCATCGAGTACGAAGCGATGGGCCTGACGCCCAGGGGGCAGGGCGCCCGCGCCATCAAGGAAGGCTGGACGCTCAAGGACGGCAAGCTGCCGGTCAACCCGTCCGGCGGCCTCAAGGCCAAGGGCCATCCCATTGGCGCCACCGGCGTCTCCATGCACGTGATGACCGCCATGCAGCTCACGGGCACGGCGCCCGAGGGCATGCAGCTCGCCAACGCCAAGCTCGGCGGCATCTTCAACATGGGCGGCGCCGCGGTGGCGAACTACGTGTCGATCCTCGAGCCGGTGAAGTAGCCTGGCTCCATCCTCGTCATTGCGAGCGAAGCGAAGCAATCCAGGGCCGCGCTCGCGACTCTGGATTGATTGGTCGCTTCGCTCCTCGCAATGACGCTGGATAATCGATGATCCTCTCGACTGAACGCCTCACCTTGCGCGAATGGCGCGACGCGGATCGCGCACCGTTCGCGGCGATGTCCGCCGATCCCGACGTCATGCGCTACTTG is from Bradyrhizobium sp. ORS 285 and encodes:
- a CDS encoding SDR family oxidoreductase is translated as MSDRLKGKRAFVTAAAAGIGRACAVAFARQGATVFATDIDEKGLSTLKAEGIAEVATLDVRNTAAVNAMAERVGKVEILLNAAGFVHNGTILDCSDDDFDFSFDLNVKSMHRTIRAFLPKMLAENGGAIVNIASAAGVFKAAPNRYVYAATKAAVAALTRSVAADYVAKKIRCNCICPGTIETPSLLGRAAAAGPNGLEMFVSRQPMGRLGTAEEIAHLAVYLASDESAFTTGVAHTIDGGWTL
- a CDS encoding chloride channel protein is translated as MLTITPRRKRWLKLTSARWQRRVLFVAGGLVVGAAAVALAKLADEAQLAFNWLLSQSRYASLIVTPAGFALSVYLTQRFFPNAQGSGIPQAIAARHLTDTSARSPLVSIRIAIGKVLLTLLGLLCGGSVGREGPTVQVGASIMFALGRLSPRRQPGLILAGAAAGVAAAFNTPLAGIVFGIEEMSRAFETRTSSLVIATVIAAGLTSLALMGNYAYFGTTPIALGKGIDWLAVPICGVVGGAAGGLFSRILITMARGLPGAVGRAIKSHPLPFALACGLAVALCGLASGDTVYGTGYAQVKAALETGTPLSADFGVLKFLATTFAAISGMPGGIFAPSLAVGAGIGANVASLFQSTPLAPIMLLGMVAYFAGVVQAPITAFVIVTEMTDNHAMVVPLMMASLIAYGTSRVICEEGLYHALAKGFVAKAEAAHAPNPGAA
- a CDS encoding LacI family DNA-binding transcriptional regulator, with product MGRKRITPGKVRLTEVAALAGVSPITVSRFFRNPDTVSAGRRLRIESAAKDLGYVPNLAARALASQRTEVIGVLIPSLTNNVFSDVLRGIYDAFEGSRYSIQLANTRYSVLQEERLLRLFLMQKPAGLIVTGLDQTAEGRAITQAADCPVVQIMELGPDPIDMMIGFSHVDACYAAISHLLAQGCRRIGFLGARMDPRVQRRLQGYQSAMKNAGLFDPRLIVTTAVPTSTTMGGNLFSDLMLKAPDIDAVFCANDDLALGVLFECQRRHIAVPEQLAIVGFNDMEFMAAAVPTLTSVRTNRYEMGLRAATMIMDEIEGRPVTERVVDLGFEVMERQSSTMQRSAGARPSQADRASGTKW
- a CDS encoding SDR family NAD(P)-dependent oxidoreductase, translating into MNHIDLANRCAVVTGGAQGFGRAITERFKASGAKVAIWDHDIALAEKTAQEIGPEVLALKVDVTDTTAVAGARDATLAAFGTIDILVNNAGIAGINKTVWETDLEEWRKVLRINLDGPFICAKAIVPVMLKQGYGRIVNIASIAGKEGNPNAAHYSASKAGLIALTKSLGKELAQHNITVNAVTPAAAKTAIFDQMTEAHINFMLSKIPKGRFVLVEELASLVSWLASEECSFSTGAVFDISGGRATY
- a CDS encoding IlvD/Edd family dehydratase, which encodes MTKSNGHAGNGADKSRRLRSQEWFNDPHNPGMTALYLERYLNFGLTRAELQSGKPIIGIAQTGNDLSPCNRHHLELAHRVREGIREAGGIAMEFPTHPIQETGKRPTAALDRNLAYLGLVEILFGYPLDGVVLTTGCDKTTPACLMAAATVNIPAIVLSGGPMLNGWHEGQRTGSGTVVWKSRERLAAGEIDYEEFMQIVASSAPSVGHCNTMGTASTMNALAEALGMSLPGCAAIPAPYRERGQIAYETGKRIVDMVWEDLKPSDILTRKAFENCIVANSAIGGSTNAPIHINALARHVGVELDIDDWQTVGHDVPLLVNMQPAGFYLGEEFHRAGGVPAVIGELMRHKRIHEDVITVNGRSMGDNCRAAPKPDNDVIWSYDKPLVKDAGFLVLRGNLFDSAIMKTSVISKEFRDRYLVNPKDPNAFEGRAIVFEGPEDYHDRIDDPKLEIDEHCVLFIRGAGPIGYPGGAEVVNMQPPAALIKRGILSLPCIGDGRQSGTSGSPSILNASPEAAADGGLAILKTGDKVRIDLNKGSANILISDEELAKRRAELKARGGFPHPANQTPWQELYRNTVGQQATGACMELATRYQNIAGTVGVARHNH